A window of Xylophilus sp. GW821-FHT01B05 contains these coding sequences:
- a CDS encoding flagellar hook-basal body complex protein FliE, whose product MENENSMAASINASVMRMEASASSITAMYAAPVLPAMDGQWPRGVEGGFLASMQAAVRGVDAKERMASDRIADVDGGRSDDLVGAMLASQEASLSFSMLMQVRNKVVGAMDELIKLQV is encoded by the coding sequence ATGGAAAACGAAAACTCAATGGCAGCGTCCATAAATGCGTCAGTCATGCGCATGGAGGCCAGTGCCTCATCCATTACTGCCATGTATGCCGCACCCGTGTTGCCGGCCATGGATGGGCAATGGCCGCGCGGTGTCGAGGGCGGGTTCCTGGCCAGCATGCAGGCGGCTGTCCGAGGGGTGGATGCCAAAGAGCGCATGGCAAGCGACCGCATTGCGGATGTGGATGGCGGGCGCAGTGATGACCTGGTGGGTGCCATGCTGGCCAGTCAGGAGGCCAGTCTGTCCTTTTCTATGCTGATGCAGGTCCGCAACAAGGTGGTGGGTGCGATGGATGAACTCATCAAGTTGCAGGTCTAG
- the fliF gene encoding flagellar basal-body MS-ring/collar protein FliF: MLNSVLARLRPAAAMPRLPAGGLKDLAPVLVLAVALTALALAYLWRDQAAYKPLFGAREKVVAADMMAVLDAEGIPYRLHPDSGQVLVPESALGKTRMLLASKGVIARPPAGLELMDRNDPLGVSQFVQDVRFRRGLEGELAQSIMALNAVETARVHLSIARSSSFVTTDGEKSSASVVIALKPGRTLEAEQIAAVINMVAGSVASMDPQRVSVVDQAGHLLSARVDLSDGFEAGQGAEAGRRYEEQARQSVRDLLSPVLGEGNYKVSVTANVDNDRIQETREQYGDAPRVTNEATREEMARDQIALGVPGSLSNRPVNVPVANPPGAGATPPEANTAQKTANTRQYAYDRTVTQTKRSRGRLSKLSVAVVLNNAAAPADGAWSTEQIANIESLLRGGVGITAARGDSLVVSALTFPSVPMVESLPWWQKRDNLADAASWLAYPATLLLVFLLVVRPLLRLAQQRWAPQQASLVPPLSDATPALGAPPSAAAALALQGGAAGGQAGMPVVPLLENYDLPPPGSPVDVMVEHLRVLSIKESERVAEVVKQWVQKNA; this comes from the coding sequence GTGCTCAATTCCGTTCTGGCGCGCCTGCGCCCTGCTGCGGCCATGCCCCGCCTGCCGGCGGGCGGGCTCAAGGATCTGGCTCCGGTATTGGTGCTGGCCGTTGCGTTGACCGCGCTGGCCCTGGCCTATCTTTGGCGTGATCAAGCGGCCTATAAGCCTCTCTTCGGCGCTCGAGAGAAGGTCGTCGCGGCCGACATGATGGCGGTACTGGATGCCGAGGGAATTCCATATCGACTGCACCCTGACAGTGGCCAGGTGCTGGTGCCTGAGTCGGCATTGGGCAAGACCCGCATGTTGCTGGCATCGAAAGGCGTGATCGCCCGGCCACCGGCGGGCCTGGAGCTCATGGACCGTAACGATCCGCTGGGCGTGAGCCAGTTCGTGCAGGACGTACGCTTTCGCCGAGGCCTCGAGGGCGAATTGGCGCAGAGCATCATGGCGCTCAATGCCGTGGAGACGGCGCGGGTACATCTATCTATCGCACGCTCCTCGTCTTTTGTAACTACCGACGGAGAGAAGAGCTCTGCGTCTGTGGTGATTGCGCTCAAGCCGGGCCGCACTTTGGAAGCGGAACAGATCGCCGCCGTTATCAACATGGTGGCAGGCAGCGTGGCCAGCATGGATCCGCAGCGCGTTAGCGTTGTGGACCAAGCCGGCCACTTGTTGTCCGCCCGGGTCGATCTGAGCGATGGCTTTGAGGCAGGTCAGGGAGCCGAAGCCGGTCGCCGCTACGAGGAGCAGGCGCGTCAGAGTGTGCGCGACCTGCTGTCGCCGGTGCTGGGTGAGGGTAACTACAAGGTCAGTGTCACCGCCAATGTGGACAACGACCGCATCCAGGAAACGCGGGAGCAGTATGGCGATGCACCTCGGGTGACCAATGAGGCGACACGCGAGGAGATGGCGCGTGACCAGATTGCCTTGGGCGTGCCAGGCTCGCTGAGCAATCGGCCGGTCAATGTGCCGGTGGCGAATCCGCCAGGTGCCGGGGCAACGCCGCCAGAGGCCAATACGGCGCAAAAGACCGCGAACACGCGTCAGTACGCCTACGACCGCACCGTCACGCAGACCAAGCGCAGCCGCGGACGGCTAAGCAAACTCAGCGTGGCTGTGGTGCTCAACAACGCGGCGGCACCTGCTGATGGCGCATGGAGTACCGAGCAGATCGCCAACATCGAAAGCCTGCTGCGTGGCGGCGTTGGCATCACAGCGGCACGCGGCGACAGCCTGGTGGTATCTGCGCTGACCTTCCCCTCTGTTCCCATGGTGGAGTCACTCCCCTGGTGGCAGAAGCGTGACAACCTAGCCGATGCTGCCTCATGGCTGGCCTATCCGGCCACGTTACTGCTGGTCTTCTTGCTGGTGGTGCGCCCACTGCTGCGGCTGGCTCAGCAGCGCTGGGCTCCGCAGCAGGCGTCCTTGGTGCCGCCTCTGTCGGATGCAACGCCCGCATTAGGCGCGCCCCCGTCGGCAGCGGCGGCCCTGGCCCTGCAGGGAGGCGCGGCTGGTGGGCAAGCAGGAATGCCTGTGGTGCCCTTGCTCGAAAACTATGACTTGCCGCCACCGGGCTCACCGGTTGA